From a region of the Methylomonas rapida genome:
- a CDS encoding DUF3466 family protein, with amino-acid sequence MGGSLTVPEAINANGLIVGVAQNSSGLWQAVSWQANSTIPISLGDGSVFSQALGVNNNGIVVGSSNGNAAFWQPGSTTPNYLTTSGNGLAYDINSIGQMVGMDNGNAVLWLPGSTTPITLAGDAGATGINDNGQIVGNVFSPTRGALLQPNSAPPFTIQTLTGGVSEANAINNNGQIVGYFGNSATLWQSGSLTPISLGDGIARSINNNGEIVGTIYGGSRYYAALWESNSTIPVTLSSLVTIPNSYLVDAFGINDSGQIVALSGSGQAYLLTPVSSVPIPASIWLFASALVGFIGFNRRKNIRQ; translated from the coding sequence TTGGGTGGTAGCTTAACGGTGCCAGAGGCTATTAATGCTAATGGGTTGATTGTTGGGGTTGCGCAAAACAGTAGTGGCCTTTGGCAAGCTGTGTCTTGGCAAGCCAATTCAACAATCCCGATCAGCCTAGGTGACGGTTCGGTGTTTAGTCAAGCTCTTGGGGTAAACAACAATGGAATAGTTGTAGGGAGCTCCAACGGTAATGCTGCATTTTGGCAACCCGGATCGACTACGCCCAATTACCTTACCACGAGTGGAAATGGTTTGGCTTACGATATTAACAGCATAGGTCAAATGGTAGGAATGGACAATGGTAACGCCGTATTATGGCTACCTGGATCGACAACACCTATTACGCTTGCAGGAGATGCTGGTGCTACGGGCATAAACGATAATGGGCAAATCGTCGGGAATGTTTTCAGCCCTACTAGAGGAGCATTATTGCAACCTAACTCAGCACCACCTTTTACAATTCAAACCTTAACTGGAGGTGTTAGTGAGGCTAACGCTATTAATAATAATGGCCAGATTGTTGGATATTTTGGCAATAGTGCAACTCTTTGGCAATCCGGCTCATTAACACCTATATCGCTTGGCGACGGTATAGCTCGCAGCATCAATAATAACGGAGAAATTGTTGGTACTATATATGGCGGCTCTCGATATTATGCTGCATTATGGGAATCTAATTCGACAATTCCAGTTACTCTCAGTAGTTTGGTTACAATACCTAACAGCTACCTAGTTGATGCATTTGGAATCAATGATTCTGGTCAAATTGTGGCGCTAAGTGGGTCAGGTCAAGCCTATTTACTGACGCCAGTATCCTCAGTACCAATACCTGCTTCAATTTGGCTTTTTGCTTCTGCTCTTGTTGGTTTTATTGGTTTTAATCGTAGAAAAAACATCCGACAATAA
- a CDS encoding ISL3 family transposase: MTQSLLQIPLDIPDVCIEKVETTAKGEFIITVSSTLTSATCHQCGQRIDKFYGYGREITLRHLSIFDRPVWIKLTPKRYRCPDCPKGPTTTQQCGWYNWKSPHTKAYEQWILRELINSSVTDMDVKHGISAEAAEGIINRHVAQQVDWSAIQGIRLLGLDEIALKKGHQDFVVIVSAIDTEDHKRILAVLPDRKKETVKAFLQNIPEAQQHALQRVCVDMYEGYRNAVYETLPGVEVVVDRFHVAKHYRDGADQVRKAEMKKLKNTLSAEDYAKLKGAMWAFRKRWMELSADQQTVLLFLFQQAPILREVYIQRELLTGIFERRLNKAEAEKALDRWMEHIKVLKLKGFDAFVKTYQNWRNEITNYFIRRETSGFVEGLNNKIKSIKRRCFGIYNTVRLFQHIWLDIEGRRLFGYA, from the coding sequence ATGACACAGTCGCTACTTCAAATACCGCTGGATATACCTGATGTTTGTATCGAAAAAGTTGAAACCACCGCCAAAGGCGAGTTCATCATCACGGTCAGTAGTACGTTAACCAGTGCAACCTGCCATCAATGCGGCCAGAGGATCGATAAGTTTTATGGCTATGGCAGAGAAATCACCTTGCGTCATTTGTCGATTTTCGATCGGCCGGTTTGGATCAAGCTAACCCCCAAGCGCTATCGATGCCCTGACTGCCCCAAAGGTCCGACGACCACGCAACAATGTGGCTGGTATAACTGGAAAAGCCCCCATACCAAAGCGTATGAGCAGTGGATATTGCGTGAATTGATCAACAGCAGCGTGACCGACATGGACGTGAAGCACGGCATCAGCGCCGAAGCGGCGGAAGGGATTATCAATCGGCACGTGGCCCAACAAGTTGATTGGTCTGCCATCCAAGGCATTCGCTTGCTGGGACTGGATGAAATCGCTTTGAAAAAAGGGCATCAAGATTTTGTGGTCATCGTGTCGGCTATCGATACCGAGGACCATAAGCGGATTCTGGCGGTGCTGCCCGACCGCAAAAAAGAAACGGTTAAAGCCTTTTTGCAGAATATTCCCGAGGCACAGCAACACGCGTTACAACGCGTCTGCGTGGACATGTATGAAGGGTATCGCAACGCCGTCTATGAGACATTGCCCGGCGTCGAGGTGGTGGTTGATCGCTTCCATGTCGCCAAGCATTATCGAGACGGCGCCGACCAGGTCCGCAAGGCGGAAATGAAAAAACTCAAGAATACCCTGTCTGCCGAGGATTATGCCAAGCTGAAAGGCGCGATGTGGGCTTTTCGGAAGCGCTGGATGGAACTCTCTGCCGATCAGCAAACCGTTTTGCTTTTTCTATTCCAGCAAGCCCCCATTTTGCGAGAAGTCTATATCCAACGGGAGCTTTTGACGGGTATTTTTGAGCGCCGACTCAATAAGGCTGAGGCCGAAAAAGCCTTGGATCGCTGGATGGAGCATATCAAAGTCTTGAAGTTGAAGGGCTTTGATGCGTTTGTCAAAACCTATCAAAACTGGCGAAATGAAATCACCAACTATTTCATTCGCCGGGAAACCAGTGGCTTTGTTGAAGGGCTTAACAACAAAATCAAAAGCATCAAACGACGCTGCTTTGGCATTTACAATACCGTCCGCCTGTTTCAGCATATCTGGCTTGATATCGAAGGGAGACGGTTGTTCGGTTATGCATAA